A window of the Halichoerus grypus chromosome 2, mHalGry1.hap1.1, whole genome shotgun sequence genome harbors these coding sequences:
- the PLK2 gene encoding serine/threonine-protein kinase PLK2, translating to MELLRTITYQPAASTKMCEQALGKACGGDSKKKRPQQPPEEPQPPQPQAQGQPAAPHHHHHHSHSGAEISRIIVDPTTGKRYCRGKVLGKGGFAKCYEMTDLTNNKVYAAKIIPHSRVAKPHQREKIDKEIELHRILHHKHVVQFYHYFEDKENIYILLEYCSRRSMAHILKARKVLTEPEVRYYLRQIVSGLKYLHEQEILHRDLKLGNFFINEAMELKVGDFGLAARLEPLEHRRRTICGTPNYLSPEVLNKQGHGCESDIWALGCVMYTMLLGRPPFETTNLKETYRCIREARYTMPSSLLAPAKHLIASMLSKNPEDRPSLDDIIRHEFFLQGFTPDRLSSSCCHTVPDFHLSSPAKNFFKKAAAALFGGKKDKARYIDTHNRVSKEDEEIYKLRHDLKKTSITQQPSKHRTDEELQPPTTTVARSGTPAVENKQQIGDAIRMIVRGTLGSCSSSSECLEDSTMGSVADTVARVLRGCLENMPEADCIPKEQLSTSFQWVTKWVDYSNKYGFGYQLSDHTVGVLFNNGAHMSLLPDKKTVHYYAELGQCSVFQATDAPEQFISQVTVLKYFSHYMEENLMDGGDLPSVTDIRRPRLYLLQWLKSDKALMMLFNDGTFQVNFYHDHTKIIICSQNEEYLLTYINEDRISTTFRLTTLLMSGCSLELKHRMEYALNMLLQRCN from the exons ATGGAGCTCTTGCGGACTATCACCTACCAGCCGGCCGCCAGCACCAAGATGTGCGAGCAGGCGCTGGGCAAGGCTTGTGGCGGGGACTCCAAGAAGAAGCGGCCGCAGCAGCCCCCCGAGGAGCCGCAGCCGCCGCAGCCCCAGGCGCAGGGGCAGCCGGCGGCCCcgcaccaccatcaccaccactcgCACTCCGGGGCCGAGATCTCGCGGATTATCGTGGACCCCACGACGGGGAAGCGCTACTGCCGGGGCAAAGTGCTGGGAAAG GGTGGCTTTGCCAAATGTTACGAGATGACAGATTTGACAAACAACAAAGTCTATGCTGCAAAAATTATTCCTCACAGCAGAGTAGCTAAACCTCATCAAAGGGAAAAG ATTGACAAAGAAATAGAGCTTCACAGAATCCTTCATCATAAGCATGTAGTGCAATTTTACCACTACTTTGaggacaaagaaaacatttacattCTCCTGGAATACTGCAGTAGAAGG TCCATGGCTCATATCTTGAAAGCAAGGAAGGTGTTGACAGAGCCAGAAGTCCGATACTACCTCAGGCAGATTGTGTCTGGACTAAAGTACCTTCATGAACAAGAAATCTTACACAGAGATCTCAAACTAG GGAACTTTTTTATTAATGAAGCCATGGAATTAAAAGTCGGGGACTTTGGTTTGGCAGCCAGGCTGGAACCCTTGGAACACAGAAGGAG aacAATATGTGGTACCCCAAATTATCTCTCTCCTGAAGTCCTCAACAAGCAAGGACATGGCTGTGAATCAGACATTTGGGCCTTAGGTTGTGTAAT GTATACAATGTTACTAGGAAGACCCCCCTTTGAAACGACAAATCTGAAAGAAACGTACAGGTGCATAAGAGAAGCAAGGTATACAATGCCATCTTCATTGCTGGCTCCTGCTAAGCACTTAATAGCTAGCATGTTGTCCAAGAATCCAGAGGATCGTCCCAGTTTGGATGACATCATTCGACATGAATTTTTTTTGCAG GGCTTCACCCCAGACAGACTCTCTTCTAGCTGTTGTCATACAGTTCCAGACTTCCACTTGTCAAGCCCGGCTAAGAATTTCTTTAAGAAAGCAGCTGCCGCTCTTTTTGGTGGcaaaaaagacaaagcaagatATATTGACACACATA ATAGAGTGTctaaagaagatgaagaaatttaCAAGCTTAGGCATGATTTGAAAAAGACTTCAATAACTCAACAACCCAGCAAACACAGGACAGATGAG GAGCTCCAGCCACCCACCACTACAGTTGCCCGATCTGGAACACCTGCGGTAGAAAATAAGCAGCAGATTGGAGATGCTATCCGCATGATAGTCCGAGGGACTCTCGGCAGCTGCAGCAGTAGCAGTGAAT GCCTTGAGGACAGTACCATGGGCAGTGTTGCGGACACAGTCGCAAGAGTCCTTCGAGGATGTCTAGAAAACATGCCAGAAGCTGACTGCATTCCTAAAGAGCAGCTGAGCACTTCCTTTCAGTGGGTCACCAAATGGGTCGATTACTCTAACAAATACGGCTTTGGGTACCAGCTCTCAGACCACACTGTAGGTGTCCTTTTCAACAATGGTGCTCACATGAGCCTCCTTCCAGACAAAAA AACAGTTCACTATTATGCAGAGCTTGGCCAATGCTCTGTTTTCCAAGCAACAGATGCCCCTGAACAATTCATTAGTCAAGTGACGGTGCTCAAATACTTCTCTCATTACATGGAGGAGAACCTCATGGAT GGTGGAGATCTGCCTAGTGTTACCGATATTCGAAGACCTCGGCTCTACCTCCTTCAGTGGCTGAAATCTGATAAGGCCTTAATGATGCTCTTTAATGATGGCACCTTTCAG GTGAATTTCTACCATGATCATACAAAAATAATCATCTGTAGCCAAAATGAAGAATATCTCCTCACTTACATCAACGAGGACAGGATATCTACAACGTTCAGACTAACAACTCTGCTGATGTCTGGCTGTTCATTAGAATTAAAACATCGAATGGAATATGCTCTGAACATGCTCTTACAGAGATGTAACTAG